A section of the Sphaerobacter thermophilus DSM 20745 genome encodes:
- a CDS encoding RtcB family protein yields the protein MAQQRTSVPITRVERYVYEIPAHGEMRVPARIYADEELIEELTAPAAQEWSALQQLVNVASLPGIQKAALAMADVHPGYGFPIGGVGAFDPKEGVISVAGVGFDINCGVRLLATELTRADLEGKEDRVADALFHGVPAGLGSTGELKLTEKEIDRVLREGAHYAVNLGYGTPADLTYVEEQGRMSGADPDAVSRTAKQRQLRQVGTLGSGNHYVEVQVVDEIYDEEAARAFGLAVGQVTIMLHTGSRALGHQIGTDYLPFLERAARKYNIPIRDRELVCAPVESPEGRQYYAAVMAGANTAFANRQVLTHLIREALNKALGVAPESIRTVYEIAHNTVKFEEHEVNGRRKRLLVHRKGATRAFGPGRPEIPERYRSVGQPVLVGGTMGTASYVLRGTEKGMRDTFGSALHGAGRAKSRTKAKKEYPADRVIRQLKERGITVRAHGRSSISEEAPGAYKDVEQVVDIMAGAGVIAKVARLRPVVTIKG from the coding sequence ATGGCACAGCAGCGGACAAGCGTACCGATCACGCGCGTCGAGCGCTACGTGTACGAGATCCCGGCTCACGGTGAGATGCGCGTCCCGGCGCGGATCTACGCCGACGAGGAGTTGATCGAGGAGCTGACGGCCCCCGCGGCGCAGGAGTGGAGCGCGCTGCAGCAGCTCGTGAACGTCGCCAGCCTACCCGGCATCCAGAAGGCGGCGCTGGCGATGGCCGACGTTCACCCCGGCTACGGCTTCCCGATCGGCGGCGTCGGCGCGTTCGACCCCAAGGAGGGCGTCATCAGCGTCGCCGGAGTCGGGTTCGACATCAACTGCGGCGTGCGCCTGCTCGCCACCGAGCTGACCCGTGCCGACCTGGAGGGCAAGGAGGACCGGGTGGCCGATGCCCTCTTCCACGGCGTCCCGGCCGGGCTCGGCAGCACCGGGGAGTTGAAGCTCACCGAGAAGGAGATCGACCGGGTGCTGCGCGAGGGCGCGCACTATGCCGTTAACCTCGGCTACGGCACCCCGGCCGATCTGACCTACGTCGAGGAGCAGGGGCGGATGTCCGGTGCCGACCCGGACGCCGTGAGCCGCACGGCCAAGCAGCGGCAACTGCGGCAGGTCGGCACGCTCGGTTCGGGCAACCACTACGTCGAGGTGCAGGTCGTTGATGAGATCTACGACGAGGAAGCCGCCCGCGCCTTCGGCCTCGCGGTGGGGCAGGTCACCATCATGCTCCACACCGGCAGCCGCGCGCTCGGCCACCAGATCGGCACCGACTACCTGCCGTTCCTGGAGCGGGCTGCCCGGAAGTACAACATCCCGATCCGCGATCGCGAGCTGGTTTGCGCGCCCGTCGAGAGCCCGGAGGGACGGCAGTACTACGCAGCGGTCATGGCCGGCGCCAACACGGCCTTCGCCAATCGCCAGGTGCTGACCCACCTGATCCGGGAGGCGCTCAACAAGGCGCTCGGCGTCGCGCCCGAGTCGATCCGCACCGTCTACGAGATCGCGCACAACACCGTGAAGTTCGAGGAACACGAGGTGAACGGCCGGCGGAAGCGCCTGCTCGTGCACCGCAAGGGCGCCACACGTGCGTTCGGGCCGGGTCGCCCCGAGATCCCGGAGCGCTACCGCTCGGTCGGCCAGCCGGTGCTGGTCGGGGGCACGATGGGCACCGCCAGCTACGTCCTACGCGGCACCGAGAAGGGGATGCGCGACACCTTCGGCAGCGCGCTGCACGGCGCCGGGCGGGCGAAGTCGCGGACCAAGGCGAAGAAGGAATACCCGGCGGACCGCGTGATCCGTCAGTTGAAGGAGCGCGGCATCACCGTGCGCGCCCACGGCCGCTCATCGATCAGCGAGGAGGCGCCCGGCGCCTACAAGGACGTCGAGCAGGTGGTGGACATCATGGCCGGGGCCGGGGTCATCGCGAAGGTCGCCCGGCTGCGGCCGGTCGTGACCATCAAGGGCTGA
- a CDS encoding amidase translates to MSDICFMTATEMAERIRRRDLSAREVMEAHLAQIKRVNPVVNAIVTQVPEDEALALADAADAALARGEDVGPLHGLPIVHKDLEETRGLRTTFGSPIYRDYVPNHDTLLVERLKRAGALTIGKTNVPEFGAGSQTFNPIFGPTRNPYDTTKTCGGSSGGAAVALACGMIPIADGSDTGGSLRNPGNFNNVVGFRPSAGRVPTWPAAMGWSMLGVKGPMARTVADVALMLSAIAGPDPRSPISLPEPGSFFARPLERDFRGVRIAWCPDLGGLPVDPRVTAVLESQRQTFSDLGCVVEEATPDLSDADEIFHVLRALNFAVRHAEHLETHRDLIKDTVIWNTEEGLKLSALDVGRAEVKRTALYHRMRAFFEKYEFLICVVNQVPPFDVEQPYPTEINGVPMENYIAWMKSAYYITVTGHPAISVPCGFTPEGLPVGVQIVGRYHDDFGVLQLAHAFEQATQVWRRRPPLLEELA, encoded by the coding sequence ATGAGCGACATCTGCTTCATGACGGCGACCGAGATGGCCGAGCGCATCCGGCGCCGCGACCTGTCGGCGCGCGAGGTGATGGAAGCACACCTCGCGCAGATCAAGCGGGTCAATCCGGTCGTCAATGCGATCGTTACCCAGGTGCCGGAGGACGAGGCGCTGGCTCTCGCCGACGCCGCCGACGCTGCGCTGGCGCGGGGCGAGGACGTCGGTCCACTCCACGGGCTGCCGATCGTCCACAAGGATCTGGAGGAAACCAGGGGCCTGCGCACCACCTTCGGTTCCCCTATCTACCGCGACTACGTCCCCAACCACGACACGCTGCTGGTCGAACGGCTGAAGCGGGCCGGTGCGCTGACCATCGGCAAGACCAATGTGCCCGAGTTTGGCGCCGGGTCGCAGACCTTCAACCCCATCTTCGGTCCGACCCGCAACCCCTACGACACCACCAAGACCTGCGGCGGGAGCAGTGGCGGCGCAGCCGTGGCCCTCGCCTGCGGCATGATCCCGATCGCCGACGGGAGCGACACCGGCGGATCGCTGCGCAACCCGGGCAACTTCAACAACGTGGTCGGCTTCCGGCCGTCGGCGGGGCGAGTGCCGACCTGGCCGGCGGCGATGGGGTGGTCCATGCTCGGCGTCAAAGGACCGATGGCCCGCACCGTGGCCGACGTGGCACTGATGCTCTCCGCCATCGCCGGGCCGGACCCGCGCAGCCCCATCTCCCTGCCCGAGCCGGGCAGCTTCTTCGCGCGGCCACTGGAGCGCGACTTCCGCGGGGTGCGCATCGCCTGGTGCCCCGACCTGGGTGGCCTGCCGGTTGACCCGCGGGTGACCGCGGTGCTGGAGAGCCAACGGCAGACCTTCAGCGACCTGGGCTGCGTGGTCGAGGAGGCGACCCCCGACCTGTCGGATGCCGACGAAATCTTCCACGTGCTGCGGGCACTCAACTTCGCCGTCCGGCATGCCGAACACCTGGAGACACACCGGGACCTGATCAAGGACACGGTGATCTGGAACACCGAGGAAGGGCTGAAGCTGAGCGCCCTCGACGTGGGCCGGGCCGAGGTGAAGCGGACGGCGTTGTACCACCGGATGCGCGCCTTCTTCGAGAAGTACGAGTTCCTGATCTGCGTGGTGAACCAGGTGCCGCCGTTCGACGTCGAGCAGCCCTACCCGACCGAGATCAACGGCGTGCCGATGGAGAACTACATCGCCTGGATGAAGTCGGCCTACTACATCACCGTGACCGGCCACCCGGCCATCTCTGTGCCGTGCGGCTTCACGCCTGAAGGTCTCCCGGTTGGGGTCCAGATCGTCGGGCGTTACCACGACGATTTCGGCGTGCTCCAGTTGGCCCACGCCTTCGAGCAGGCGACCCAAGTCTGGCGCCGCCGCCCGCCGCTACTGGAGGAGCTCGCCTGA
- a CDS encoding argininosuccinate synthase, whose translation MSTPEVNKVVLAYSGGLDTSVILAWIKEHYGCEVIAFTADVGQGDSFEGLEAKALASGASKLYVRDLKEEFLTKYAFPTLRAGAVYERKYLLGTSFARPLIASHQVEIARLEGADAVAHGCTGKGNDQVRFELTFQALAPDLKVIAPWRQWDLGGREELLEYAVARGIPVSQSKTNIYSRDQNLWHLSHEGGELEDPWQEPNEAMYQITVSPEEAPDKPVEIVIGFEQGYPVSLDGTPMGPVELVTTLNKIGGEHGVGRIDLVENRLVGMKSHGVYEQPGAAILSTAHKELESITLDRETLHYKDLVAQKYAELVYDGRWFTPLREALDAFVEVTQQPVTGEVRLKLYKGNIIPTGRKSPYSLYHEGFATFGADDVYNQADAKGFINLFGLPMKVAALAKQKREGADGK comes from the coding sequence ATGTCTACCCCTGAGGTCAATAAGGTCGTCCTTGCCTACTCCGGTGGCCTCGACACCTCCGTGATTCTCGCCTGGATCAAAGAGCACTACGGCTGCGAAGTCATCGCGTTCACCGCCGACGTCGGCCAGGGCGACTCCTTTGAGGGCCTTGAGGCCAAGGCGCTCGCCAGTGGCGCCTCGAAGCTGTATGTCAGAGATCTCAAGGAAGAGTTCCTTACTAAGTACGCCTTCCCCACCCTGCGGGCCGGCGCGGTCTACGAGCGGAAGTACCTGCTCGGCACCAGCTTCGCCCGGCCGTTGATTGCCTCCCACCAGGTGGAGATCGCGCGGCTGGAGGGGGCCGATGCGGTTGCCCACGGCTGCACCGGCAAGGGGAACGATCAGGTCCGCTTCGAGCTGACCTTCCAGGCGCTGGCGCCGGATCTGAAGGTGATCGCTCCCTGGCGGCAGTGGGATCTCGGCGGCCGCGAGGAATTGCTGGAATACGCGGTGGCGCGCGGCATCCCGGTGTCGCAGTCGAAGACCAACATCTACAGCCGGGACCAGAACCTCTGGCACCTCAGCCATGAAGGGGGCGAGCTGGAGGACCCCTGGCAGGAGCCGAACGAGGCGATGTACCAGATCACGGTCAGCCCGGAGGAGGCGCCGGACAAGCCGGTCGAGATCGTCATTGGCTTCGAGCAGGGCTACCCGGTCAGCCTGGACGGCACGCCGATGGGGCCGGTCGAGTTGGTGACGACGCTGAACAAGATCGGCGGCGAGCACGGCGTGGGCCGGATCGACCTGGTGGAGAACCGGCTCGTCGGCATGAAGAGCCACGGCGTCTACGAGCAACCTGGGGCAGCGATCCTCTCCACGGCCCACAAGGAGCTGGAGTCGATCACGCTCGACCGTGAGACGCTGCACTACAAGGATCTCGTGGCGCAGAAGTACGCCGAGCTGGTCTACGACGGCCGCTGGTTCACGCCGCTGCGCGAGGCGCTGGATGCCTTCGTCGAGGTGACGCAGCAGCCGGTGACCGGCGAGGTGCGCCTGAAGCTGTACAAGGGGAATATCATCCCGACGGGTCGCAAGTCGCCCTACAGCCTGTACCACGAGGGCTTCGCCACCTTCGGGGCCGACGACGTGTATAATCAGGCGGACGCCAAGGGGTTCATTAACCTCTTCGGCCTGCCGATGAAGGTTGCGGCGCTGGCCAAGCAGAAGCGCGAGGGTGCCGACGGCAAGTAG
- a CDS encoding YkvI family membrane protein codes for MQERGFFEGRFGRYILPGVILQSVLIGGGYATGREIVEFGAKYGALGWLAGLAIFAGFAGMAFLTFEVARRFQAFDYRSLLKHVIGPFYPLYDIVYVLLAILVIAIMAAATGEILNSTLGLNYWVGVVLIIIVVGILNFYGEGLIERFKTAGTALLYLGYITFAFLVISRNWDQIGTTLSSGDHSLHPDAGLGIVLWTGIIYVGYNLVVYPAALFTVRRQTSMRDSVVAALFGGVLMTFPWFLTYFALMGFYPDDAIFDASVPWLEMLSSYGGWMLVVFGIVVGWTLIETATGVIYALLARVNQNLVDLGRKPLSRRANGAISVVALLLALVLARVGIIDLIAKGYTAMGYAMIAVFALPMLIRGTYLIVTGRGQGATRAPEPAYD; via the coding sequence GTGCAGGAGCGAGGATTCTTCGAAGGTCGATTCGGCCGATACATCTTGCCCGGCGTCATCCTGCAGTCCGTTCTGATCGGTGGCGGGTATGCGACGGGTCGCGAGATCGTTGAGTTCGGCGCCAAGTACGGGGCGCTGGGCTGGCTGGCCGGTTTGGCAATCTTCGCCGGGTTCGCCGGCATGGCCTTCCTGACCTTTGAAGTGGCACGCCGCTTCCAGGCCTTCGACTATCGCAGCCTGCTCAAGCACGTGATCGGGCCGTTCTACCCTTTGTACGACATCGTCTACGTCCTGCTCGCGATCCTCGTCATCGCGATCATGGCGGCGGCGACCGGCGAGATCCTCAACAGCACGCTCGGCCTGAACTACTGGGTCGGCGTCGTCCTGATCATCATCGTCGTCGGCATCCTTAACTTCTACGGCGAAGGACTCATCGAACGCTTCAAGACGGCGGGCACCGCCCTCCTCTACCTGGGCTACATCACGTTCGCCTTCCTCGTTATCTCGCGGAACTGGGACCAGATCGGAACTACACTGAGCAGCGGGGATCACTCCCTCCACCCCGACGCCGGCCTGGGGATCGTGCTCTGGACCGGCATCATCTACGTGGGGTACAACCTCGTGGTCTATCCCGCTGCGCTCTTTACCGTGCGCCGGCAGACGAGCATGCGCGACTCGGTCGTGGCGGCGCTCTTCGGCGGCGTCCTGATGACGTTCCCCTGGTTCCTGACCTACTTTGCGCTCATGGGCTTCTACCCTGACGACGCGATCTTCGACGCCTCGGTGCCGTGGCTGGAGATGCTGAGCAGCTACGGCGGGTGGATGCTGGTGGTGTTCGGCATCGTCGTCGGCTGGACGCTGATCGAGACGGCGACCGGCGTGATCTACGCGTTGCTGGCGCGGGTGAACCAGAACCTGGTGGATCTCGGACGCAAGCCGCTGAGCAGGCGGGCCAACGGCGCCATCTCCGTCGTCGCCCTGCTGCTGGCACTGGTGCTGGCCCGGGTCGGCATCATCGACCTGATCGCCAAGGGGTACACCGCGATGGGCTACGCGATGATCGCCGTCTTCGCTCTCCCGATGCTCATCCGCGGCACCTACCTTATCGTGACCGGCCGGGGACAGGGCGCGACGCGTGCCCCCGAGCCGGCGTACGACTAG
- a CDS encoding LLM class F420-dependent oxidoreductase: protein MKLGLHINRFRWDGGPERLGPTLAAMAHAAEAAGFDTIAVADHVWQHPILGGTEGPSFESYSTLAFLAAHTQRVNLVALATPVSYRYPGMLAKTVTTLDVLSEGRAWLGIGTGDYEEEARGLGLPFPPQRQRYDMLEETLQICLRMWSGESGDQQPDQGEHYQLARPRNLPQSLSRPHPPILIAGDGERRTLPLVARYADACSLRPTPELPRKLDVLRSYCEATGRDYDAIEKTSVFLFDPGEDGAKSDELIERLRWLAGMGITKVLAWVEGADRISPIEAMGRTVIPAVADL from the coding sequence ATGAAACTTGGCCTCCACATCAACCGCTTTCGCTGGGACGGAGGCCCGGAGCGCTTGGGACCGACGCTCGCCGCCATGGCGCACGCCGCCGAGGCGGCCGGGTTCGACACCATCGCCGTCGCGGACCATGTCTGGCAACACCCGATCCTCGGCGGCACCGAGGGGCCGTCGTTCGAGAGCTACTCGACGCTGGCGTTCCTGGCCGCGCACACCCAGCGGGTGAACCTCGTGGCGCTGGCGACGCCGGTCTCCTACCGCTATCCGGGCATGCTGGCCAAGACGGTGACCACGCTCGATGTCCTCTCGGAGGGTCGCGCATGGCTGGGGATCGGCACCGGCGATTACGAGGAGGAGGCGCGCGGCCTCGGCCTGCCATTCCCGCCGCAACGCCAGCGCTACGACATGCTGGAGGAGACGCTCCAGATCTGCCTGCGCATGTGGAGCGGGGAGTCTGGGGATCAGCAGCCCGACCAGGGAGAGCACTACCAGCTCGCCCGCCCTCGCAACCTGCCGCAAAGCCTCTCCCGGCCACACCCGCCGATCCTGATCGCGGGTGACGGCGAGCGGCGGACACTGCCCCTGGTCGCTCGCTACGCCGATGCGTGCAGTCTGCGCCCCACCCCGGAACTGCCGCGCAAGCTTGACGTTCTGCGCAGCTACTGCGAGGCAACGGGGCGGGATTACGATGCCATCGAAAAGACCAGCGTCTTCCTCTTCGATCCCGGCGAGGACGGAGCGAAGTCCGATGAGTTGATCGAGCGGCTGCGCTGGCTCGCCGGGATGGGAATCACGAAGGTCCTGGCCTGGGTCGAGGGCGCCGACCGCATCTCGCCGATCGAGGCGATGGGCCGCACCGTGATCCCGGCAGTCGCGGACCTCTAG
- a CDS encoding transglycosylase domain-containing protein, which produces MTGNGHGRHISQRPLRRRRSLLYAQLGRRGPRPLPPHYLRGFRQRQRSSSYGPLLQGLAILSLATLLFLGGALGAAAAAGFVGWANITENLPSVEQANGLPFATTKIYDRNWVLLNEVSDPETGWRTPVGYQEILDHITRQQEDPNKPHRAWIFDATVAAEDATFWSNVGFDPAAIARSFVFNLQGAPSSGASTITQQLVRLIYPEQIGFERSYMRKVREAVTAYRFTQHYTKEQILEMYLNNVYYGNRAYGIDAASMTYFNKHPWDLTLAEAAMLAGLPQAPSLYDPVQNYELAKARQRYVLDQMVKEGMITEEEAEEAYAQPINLQVDTNAHQVFHAPHFVNFIRAYLEQRFGAAMLYQGGLTVRTTLDLGLQERAQQIVAEHIARLAPWDVNNGALVAMLPWSGEIVAMVGSADYYNDAIDGQVNVAVRERQPGSSIKPITYLAAFEKGWSPGTIIFDYNKRWPLPSQPGNAYAPVNYTGQRYGAVSVRTALSNSLNTPAVQALDFVGVQTMIDLAHRMGIRTGLWRGPSVYGLAVTLGGGEVTLLEHTNAFATLANNGRYVPFMPLLEVRDGQDNELYRHNRASAYDQGEQVVKAEHAYQITSILTDNNARSMVFSPNSPLTIPELGRPVAAKTGTTEDSRDGWTMGYTTDLVVGVWAGNTDNHPTRGIDGVQSAAPIWHDFMVAAHTDPRFAETLAGPDGQPIQPEFPRPPGIYDGPVCAATGKRPTPGTRTINEVLVRGEGPTLPCNRTTPEEAADLRAALADAARSRNFTSRGLQTLYEYAAAVRIGR; this is translated from the coding sequence ATGACCGGCAACGGCCACGGGCGGCACATCAGCCAACGGCCCCTCCGCCGCCGTCGCAGCCTGCTCTACGCCCAGCTCGGCCGCCGCGGCCCGCGCCCGCTCCCGCCCCACTACCTGCGGGGATTCCGGCAGCGACAGCGCTCGTCGTCCTACGGCCCCCTCCTCCAGGGACTCGCCATCCTGTCGCTGGCGACGCTTCTGTTCCTGGGTGGCGCGCTCGGCGCCGCCGCGGCTGCGGGCTTCGTCGGCTGGGCGAACATCACGGAGAACCTCCCCTCGGTGGAGCAGGCCAACGGCCTCCCCTTCGCCACGACCAAGATCTACGACCGCAACTGGGTCCTCCTCAACGAGGTGTCCGACCCGGAGACCGGCTGGCGGACACCGGTCGGCTACCAGGAGATCCTGGACCACATCACCCGGCAGCAGGAAGATCCCAACAAGCCGCACCGGGCCTGGATCTTTGACGCCACGGTGGCCGCCGAGGACGCTACCTTCTGGAGCAATGTCGGCTTCGACCCCGCCGCTATCGCCCGCAGCTTCGTCTTCAACCTGCAGGGCGCACCGTCGTCCGGCGCCTCAACCATCACCCAGCAACTCGTCCGCCTGATCTACCCCGAGCAGATCGGCTTTGAGCGCAGCTACATGCGCAAGGTCCGTGAGGCGGTCACCGCCTACCGGTTCACCCAGCACTACACCAAAGAGCAGATCCTGGAGATGTATCTCAACAACGTCTACTACGGTAACCGCGCCTACGGCATCGACGCTGCCTCCATGACCTACTTCAACAAGCATCCCTGGGATCTGACGCTGGCCGAGGCCGCGATGCTGGCCGGGCTGCCGCAGGCGCCCAGCCTCTACGACCCGGTCCAGAACTACGAGCTGGCCAAGGCCCGTCAGCGCTACGTGCTGGACCAAATGGTCAAAGAGGGGATGATCACCGAGGAGGAGGCGGAGGAGGCCTACGCCCAGCCGATCAACCTCCAGGTAGACACCAACGCGCACCAGGTCTTCCACGCGCCGCACTTCGTCAACTTCATACGCGCCTACCTGGAGCAGCGATTCGGTGCCGCCATGCTCTACCAGGGCGGACTGACCGTGCGAACGACGCTCGACCTCGGCCTGCAGGAGCGTGCCCAGCAGATCGTGGCCGAGCACATCGCGCGCCTGGCGCCCTGGGACGTCAACAACGGGGCACTGGTGGCCATGCTCCCCTGGAGCGGGGAGATCGTGGCCATGGTCGGGAGCGCCGACTACTACAATGACGCCATCGACGGGCAGGTCAACGTGGCGGTGCGCGAGCGCCAGCCCGGCTCCTCGATCAAACCGATCACGTACCTAGCCGCCTTCGAGAAGGGCTGGAGCCCGGGGACGATCATCTTCGACTACAACAAGCGCTGGCCGTTACCCAGCCAGCCCGGCAACGCCTACGCGCCGGTCAACTACACCGGGCAGCGCTACGGTGCGGTCTCCGTCCGCACCGCGCTCTCGAACTCGCTCAACACTCCTGCAGTGCAGGCACTCGACTTCGTCGGCGTGCAGACGATGATCGACCTCGCCCACCGGATGGGCATCCGGACCGGGCTCTGGCGTGGCCCAAGTGTCTACGGCCTCGCGGTGACGCTCGGTGGCGGCGAGGTGACGCTGCTGGAGCACACCAATGCCTTCGCCACGCTGGCCAACAACGGGCGCTACGTGCCGTTCATGCCACTGCTGGAGGTTCGGGATGGCCAGGACAACGAACTCTACCGCCACAACCGAGCCAGTGCGTACGACCAGGGCGAGCAGGTCGTCAAAGCCGAGCACGCCTACCAGATCACCAGCATCCTGACCGACAACAACGCCCGCAGCATGGTCTTCAGCCCCAACAGCCCCCTGACGATCCCGGAGCTGGGCCGGCCCGTCGCCGCCAAGACCGGCACCACCGAGGACTCACGCGACGGCTGGACGATGGGCTACACCACCGACCTCGTGGTTGGCGTCTGGGCGGGGAACACGGACAACCATCCGACCCGCGGGATCGACGGGGTGCAGAGCGCCGCCCCCATCTGGCACGACTTCATGGTCGCCGCCCACACCGACCCACGCTTCGCCGAGACACTGGCCGGGCCCGACGGCCAGCCGATTCAGCCCGAGTTCCCGCGCCCGCCGGGCATCTACGATGGCCCCGTCTGCGCAGCGACCGGGAAGCGGCCTACTCCCGGCACCCGGACGATCAACGAGGTTCTGGTCCGCGGGGAAGGGCCGACGCTGCCGTGCAACCGCACGACCCCCGAGGAGGCGGCCGACCTGCGCGCCGCGCTGGCCGACGCCGCGCGCAGCCGCAACTTCACCAGCCGCGGTCTGCAGACCCTCTACGAGTACGCAGCGGCCGTCCGTATCGGACGCTAG
- a CDS encoding glycosyltransferase family 39 protein: MSRNVEAGPVIEPVPSPPNAMPRGPRVPTGLLALGLALWALLMAAWVSTAVFDRLPHVEDEVAFLFQARTFAAGHVVAPAPPEPSSFSIPFVIVRDGMWFGKYPPGYPLVLALGVLIDQPWLFNPIAGAVAIVLLYRAGRTLYSPGTGLLAAALLALSPFFLLQAGSFMSHVAGLIWALALLLLFARARSTGALLPAVAAGAAVGMLFLSRPLTAVGVGLPFALLAAVDFITGATGRRRALALAAGFLPFVALLLAYNAYTTGSPVRFGYELWWEYDRIGFGPDIGPRGHDLARGILNTRYNLDALRHLLYGWPERLTLLPAGIAVAVAALALLWHAAPLRRYVALVRRWPPARGSAPWGWDLLLAASVVSLVVVHIAYWTPGQMYGPRYYFEATGALALLTARGLLHLAGALAWALRQARLPARWSRPLAAGAVLVPVVVLSVSGLATDGVREFRAYHDWYDINGDGLRRVEAARLEHALVFVDAGYWTAYAPFFAQNSPALDGDIIYALDRGPARNQALAAHFPDRAVYRYADGQVTAVGP; this comes from the coding sequence GTGTCCCGCAATGTGGAGGCTGGGCCGGTGATCGAGCCGGTGCCATCTCCGCCGAATGCAATGCCCCGTGGACCACGGGTCCCGACGGGCCTGCTGGCGCTGGGCCTCGCGCTCTGGGCGCTGCTGATGGCTGCCTGGGTCTCGACCGCGGTATTCGACCGCCTGCCGCATGTCGAGGACGAGGTCGCCTTCCTCTTCCAGGCGCGCACGTTCGCTGCGGGACACGTGGTGGCACCCGCGCCGCCCGAGCCGTCCTCCTTCAGCATCCCCTTCGTCATCGTGCGTGATGGCATGTGGTTCGGGAAATACCCGCCCGGCTACCCACTGGTGCTGGCGCTGGGCGTGCTGATCGACCAGCCCTGGCTTTTCAACCCGATTGCCGGAGCGGTCGCGATCGTGCTGCTCTACCGGGCGGGGCGCACTCTCTACAGCCCGGGAACCGGGCTGCTGGCCGCGGCGCTGCTGGCGCTCTCCCCCTTCTTCCTGCTCCAGGCCGGGTCGTTCATGTCCCACGTCGCCGGGTTGATCTGGGCGCTGGCCCTGCTGCTGCTCTTCGCCCGGGCGCGATCCACCGGGGCGCTGCTGCCCGCCGTGGCGGCCGGTGCGGCCGTCGGGATGCTCTTCCTCTCTCGGCCGCTGACCGCCGTCGGGGTCGGGCTGCCGTTCGCGCTGCTGGCCGCGGTGGACTTCATCACCGGCGCCACCGGGCGGCGACGGGCGCTGGCGCTGGCTGCCGGGTTTCTCCCGTTCGTCGCGCTGCTGCTGGCCTACAACGCCTACACCACCGGGTCGCCCGTCCGCTTCGGCTACGAGCTCTGGTGGGAGTACGACCGCATCGGCTTTGGGCCGGATATCGGGCCTCGCGGCCACGACCTTGCGCGCGGCATCCTGAACACGCGCTACAACCTCGACGCCCTGCGGCACCTGCTCTACGGCTGGCCGGAGCGGCTGACGCTGCTCCCGGCCGGCATCGCGGTGGCGGTCGCCGCGTTGGCACTGCTCTGGCACGCCGCGCCGCTGCGCCGTTACGTCGCGCTCGTGCGACGATGGCCCCCGGCGCGGGGCAGCGCGCCCTGGGGCTGGGACCTGTTGCTCGCCGCGAGCGTAGTCTCGCTGGTCGTGGTGCATATCGCCTACTGGACGCCGGGGCAGATGTATGGCCCGCGCTACTACTTCGAGGCGACCGGCGCACTGGCGCTGCTGACCGCCCGTGGCCTGCTGCACCTTGCTGGCGCGCTCGCCTGGGCGCTGCGGCAGGCGCGGCTTCCGGCGCGATGGTCCCGCCCGCTCGCGGCAGGTGCCGTGCTCGTGCCGGTCGTGGTCCTCTCCGTCAGCGGGCTAGCCACAGACGGCGTCCGCGAGTTCCGCGCCTACCACGATTGGTACGACATCAACGGCGACGGGCTGCGGCGGGTGGAGGCGGCGCGGCTCGAACACGCACTCGTCTTCGTCGACGCGGGCTACTGGACGGCCTACGCTCCCTTCTTCGCCCAGAACAGCCCCGCGCTCGACGGGGATATCATCTACGCGCTCGACCGCGGTCCCGCCAGGAACCAGGCCCTGGCGGCCCACTTCCCGGATCGCGCCGTCTACCGCTATGCTGACGGCCAGGTGACAGCCGTAGGGCCGTGA